One segment of Rubripirellula amarantea DNA contains the following:
- a CDS encoding class I SAM-dependent DNA methyltransferase gives MTTYRWQNYDRYKSQANQVREYYDSVHRCHHLALEQLLPQPCERALDIACGHGESTRVLEPFAYNIVGVDSSEDLIQIAHSQSHREGTSFTCASFDDFQANEGSFDLISSAWFLNHVLTLDELETTAMKMSSLLKRGGAFACVVPGDAFTSRRTQEIARTDFQWNQAWTHERPESTEGVFSYDDSWIRTRIWQPFFLMKFLSEWFELSCWDVKGTLVRERRMENLVAEPPFEVLYGTRR, from the coding sequence ATGACGACCTATCGTTGGCAAAACTACGACCGTTACAAATCACAAGCCAATCAGGTGCGAGAGTACTACGACAGCGTTCATCGATGTCACCACTTGGCTCTCGAACAACTCTTGCCGCAACCATGCGAACGTGCTTTGGACATCGCATGTGGTCATGGCGAATCAACGCGAGTTCTAGAGCCCTTCGCTTACAACATTGTGGGCGTTGACAGTTCCGAAGACTTGATTCAAATCGCTCATTCGCAAAGTCACCGCGAAGGAACCTCCTTCACTTGCGCCAGCTTTGACGACTTCCAAGCCAATGAAGGATCTTTCGACTTGATCAGTTCAGCGTGGTTCTTGAATCACGTCTTGACGCTCGATGAATTGGAAACGACCGCGATGAAAATGTCGAGCTTGCTCAAACGTGGCGGTGCCTTTGCATGTGTTGTGCCGGGTGATGCGTTCACGTCGCGGCGAACGCAAGAGATTGCTCGTACGGACTTTCAGTGGAACCAAGCGTGGACGCATGAGCGTCCTGAATCGACCGAAGGCGTGTTTTCTTACGATGACTCGTGGATCCGGACACGCATCTGGCAGCCGTTTTTCCTGATGAAGTTTCTAAGCGAGTGGTTTGAATTGTCGTGCTGGGACGTCAAGGGAACCTTGGTTCGCGAACGCCGAATGGAAAACTTAGTCGCAGAACCTCCGTTCGAAGTACTTTACGGGACCCGTCGATGA
- a CDS encoding Tex family protein, with product MENIANELGLPIRQVQSAIELLEDGNTIPFIARYRKEVTGGLDEIALRAIEDALEKAETLASRKQTVLKSIDEQGLLSDELRRQIESCTDLRTLEAIYLPFKPKRRTRASIAREKGLQPLADVLLRQEKLSGPRTELLNQFVNSKLGVPDVDAALQGALDILAEQWSEDPTTRTMVADLAFESGKVASKVKRGKKEEASKFESYIDFQEPIKKIPSHRLLAMMRGESEGVLKVELAMDDAYAITQVKSRVLTNRQFEFHRELAAAAEDCYERLLVPATQSTVLQILKEKADEEAIEVFGKNLHELLMSPPAGPRVTIGIDPGFRTGCKVAVVDATGKFITNTTIYPTPPKNDSVAASKTLLALIQKHQVELIAIGNGTASRETDSFVGDLIRDNKLSVTKVMVSESGASIYSASELAGKEFPDLDITVRGAISIARRLQDPLAEFVKTDPKSIGVGQYQHDVNQTQLRKCLDRTVESCVNRVGVDLNTASAPLLARVAGIGPKLAENIVDYRDANGRFSDRNELTKVPKLGKKAFEQAAGFLRIRNGRVALDNSAVHPESYGVVKKMAQKLGADLSSLVGNATLSSKLKPEEFVDDRFGVPTISDIISELGKPGRDPRSEFRVAKFDDTVNSMEDLKPSMMLEGVITNVTHFGAFIDIGVHQDALIHISQLANQYVSDPNDVVSVGDIVKVKILEIDLPRKRIAATRKF from the coding sequence ATCGAAAACATCGCCAATGAACTTGGTTTGCCGATTCGCCAAGTGCAATCAGCAATCGAATTGCTCGAAGACGGCAACACGATTCCTTTCATTGCTCGGTACCGCAAAGAAGTCACCGGCGGACTCGATGAGATTGCCCTGCGTGCGATCGAGGATGCACTCGAGAAAGCCGAAACGCTTGCTTCACGCAAACAGACGGTTCTTAAGAGCATCGATGAACAAGGCTTACTTAGTGATGAACTGCGCCGGCAAATTGAAAGCTGCACCGACCTGCGCACACTTGAAGCCATCTACTTGCCGTTCAAACCGAAGCGACGAACGCGTGCGAGCATCGCTCGCGAAAAAGGATTGCAGCCACTCGCCGATGTGCTGCTGCGGCAAGAAAAGCTCAGTGGCCCCAGAACCGAACTGCTGAACCAGTTCGTCAACAGCAAGCTCGGCGTCCCCGACGTTGATGCTGCTTTGCAAGGTGCACTAGATATTCTCGCCGAGCAGTGGTCCGAGGATCCAACAACACGCACGATGGTTGCTGACTTGGCTTTCGAAAGTGGCAAAGTCGCATCGAAGGTCAAGCGAGGTAAAAAAGAGGAAGCCAGCAAGTTTGAATCCTATATCGATTTCCAAGAACCGATCAAGAAGATTCCCTCGCACCGCTTGCTGGCGATGATGCGGGGCGAATCGGAAGGTGTCCTGAAGGTTGAACTGGCGATGGACGACGCCTACGCCATCACTCAAGTGAAATCGCGAGTGCTTACCAACCGGCAGTTCGAATTCCATCGTGAACTCGCGGCCGCAGCCGAAGATTGCTACGAACGACTACTGGTCCCGGCAACTCAATCTACGGTGCTGCAAATCTTGAAGGAAAAAGCCGACGAAGAGGCGATCGAAGTGTTTGGAAAGAACCTTCATGAATTGCTGATGTCGCCGCCTGCAGGTCCGCGAGTGACCATTGGCATTGACCCCGGATTTCGAACAGGTTGCAAAGTCGCAGTCGTGGACGCGACAGGAAAGTTCATCACAAACACGACGATCTACCCTACGCCACCAAAGAACGATTCGGTGGCAGCATCGAAGACGCTGTTGGCGCTAATTCAAAAACACCAGGTCGAACTCATCGCAATCGGAAACGGCACGGCGTCGCGAGAAACGGATTCTTTCGTTGGTGATTTGATTCGCGATAACAAACTTTCAGTAACGAAAGTAATGGTCAGTGAATCGGGAGCTTCAATCTACTCGGCAAGTGAATTGGCAGGCAAGGAGTTTCCTGATCTGGACATTACCGTCCGAGGGGCGATCAGTATCGCAAGACGTTTGCAGGATCCATTGGCCGAGTTTGTAAAAACGGACCCTAAATCGATCGGCGTAGGACAGTATCAACACGACGTGAATCAAACTCAGTTGCGCAAGTGCCTCGATCGCACGGTGGAATCCTGCGTGAACCGTGTCGGTGTGGACCTGAATACCGCCAGCGCTCCGCTGCTGGCTCGAGTCGCGGGAATCGGCCCCAAACTTGCCGAGAACATTGTTGACTACCGCGACGCCAACGGTCGTTTTTCGGATCGGAACGAATTGACCAAGGTTCCCAAGTTAGGCAAGAAAGCATTCGAGCAAGCCGCTGGCTTCTTGCGAATTCGCAACGGACGCGTTGCTTTAGACAATTCGGCAGTGCACCCGGAAAGCTACGGCGTGGTCAAGAAAATGGCTCAGAAACTCGGAGCGGATCTGTCATCTCTAGTTGGCAACGCAACATTAAGCAGCAAGCTGAAGCCTGAAGAGTTTGTGGACGATAGGTTCGGTGTACCAACCATATCCGACATCATATCGGAGTTGGGCAAGCCTGGTCGCGATCCTCGCAGCGAGTTCCGAGTGGCCAAGTTTGACGATACCGTCAATTCGATGGAGGACCTCAAGCCAAGCATGATGCTTGAAGGCGTTATCACCAATGTCACTCACTTCGGTGCATTCATCGATATCGGCGTGCACCAGGACGCTCTGATCCATATCTCGCAACTTGCCAATCAATACGTGAGCGATCCGAATGATGTCGTGTCAGTCGGCGACATTGTTAAGGTGAAGATACTGGAAATTGACTTGCCACGAAAACGAATCGCCGCAACTCGAAAGTTTTAG
- a CDS encoding helix-turn-helix transcriptional regulator, with protein MPRGSTHIRQARNRLGLSQLQAAVRADVSVRTLQFAESGKEEVTIRTMTRIAEALGLSLEEAMRDDNALENDQFKLLPWSISRFITARTQPTLDSYCLDEDRARTVILKMRESWKVHLENTGSSGTDNHFGVADRTLDAQLDEYLERYLSLWRRCPECIQVATGAGMQYGASVVLPVTDSAYERLERGEITFMQIGPEDLVEDSQNIVIDSVVEFAGTGNPSWHKFTSSLSYLVFCQIAMLSQAPTGDNFRMLSFSASPLNLQRLQATGFRETGVTMPKFDYSICVFSTREPSGYDEHYVLASTTAHFSHLVQGLCNATARIRDRRVMIKHTLGLLNKFLKRPRLRSLIAREVDQQQTFAG; from the coding sequence ATGCCACGCGGAAGTACTCATATTCGCCAAGCTCGGAATCGGCTTGGACTATCGCAACTGCAGGCGGCCGTTCGCGCTGACGTGAGTGTGCGAACGCTTCAGTTTGCCGAATCGGGTAAAGAAGAAGTCACGATCCGCACGATGACCCGAATAGCGGAAGCGCTGGGACTCTCGTTAGAAGAGGCCATGCGAGACGATAACGCTTTGGAGAATGACCAGTTCAAACTGCTGCCCTGGTCGATTTCGCGTTTCATCACAGCCCGAACACAACCAACGCTAGACTCTTATTGCCTTGATGAGGACCGTGCTCGGACAGTCATCTTGAAGATGCGAGAGTCTTGGAAAGTACATCTGGAAAACACAGGATCATCCGGCACGGACAATCACTTCGGCGTAGCTGACCGCACGTTGGACGCCCAACTTGACGAATACCTCGAGCGTTATCTGTCGTTGTGGCGACGTTGTCCCGAATGCATTCAAGTAGCAACCGGTGCAGGCATGCAATATGGGGCAAGTGTTGTGCTTCCCGTGACGGATTCGGCTTACGAACGACTGGAACGTGGCGAAATCACATTCATGCAGATCGGGCCCGAAGATCTTGTTGAAGATAGTCAAAACATCGTGATTGATTCGGTGGTGGAGTTCGCTGGTACCGGAAATCCATCATGGCATAAATTTACGTCGAGCCTGAGCTACTTGGTGTTCTGCCAAATTGCAATGCTCTCACAAGCGCCGACTGGTGATAATTTTCGCATGCTATCGTTTTCAGCGAGCCCCTTAAATTTGCAACGGTTACAGGCCACGGGCTTTCGGGAAACCGGAGTCACGATGCCAAAGTTTGATTATTCCATTTGCGTTTTCTCGACTCGTGAGCCTTCCGGCTACGATGAACATTACGTTCTTGCGTCAACAACAGCGCACTTCTCGCATTTGGTACAAGGCTTGTGCAACGCGACCGCTCGCATTCGCGATCGACGTGTCATGATTAAGCACACGCTGGGACTGTTAAACAAATTCTTGAAGCGGCCCAGACTTCGCAGTCTTATCGCTCGAGAAGTTGATCAGCAACAAACTTTCGCTGGTTGA
- a CDS encoding ATP-dependent metallopeptidase FtsH/Yme1/Tma family protein: MNDDASPSPKLIATAHHEAGHAVMAISLGRNIHKVTIKPGKSQFGTQHAGLCKLGDGRSKATKNAMEEEVLILLAGMVAESHVTGEYCAQGASEDLRLVQRLLCQRAGSESQHERMFRRLLDKAEHQLADEGHRYAVKLIANELIEKTTISGRAVRHFFQQAVK, from the coding sequence ATGAATGACGACGCCTCCCCTTCACCGAAACTGATCGCAACCGCTCATCATGAAGCGGGACATGCGGTGATGGCGATTTCGTTGGGCCGTAACATTCACAAGGTTACGATCAAACCAGGAAAGTCACAATTCGGAACTCAACATGCGGGCTTATGCAAACTCGGCGACGGACGTAGCAAAGCCACTAAGAACGCAATGGAAGAAGAAGTGCTCATTCTGCTCGCCGGCATGGTGGCCGAATCGCACGTTACGGGTGAGTATTGTGCCCAGGGAGCATCGGAAGACCTTAGGCTCGTTCAACGATTACTTTGCCAACGTGCCGGCAGCGAAAGCCAACACGAGCGAATGTTTCGACGCCTTCTCGACAAGGCAGAACATCAACTCGCAGACGAAGGCCATCGCTACGCCGTGAAGTTGATCGCAAACGAACTAATCGAAAAAACAACCATCAGTGGACGCGCGGTGCGTCACTTTTTTCAACAGGCCGTTAAGTAA
- a CDS encoding NACHT domain-containing protein — protein sequence MLSECYLQFVLQQLLKLHHESGQHELHQEAAPRSDFREESPDQDPNGSIAASRLLNRIAALARSLGILPTAYTESLPTIITDWERSGIWNADPSPSLIRDFTRSTLRRNSHTKSLTHAGASRTDAMPHMAYGSWCLDVSAQLDSVAGQPMIADVLLRQWLDQLQSHRRWTHLASSVPGHCGEPIDKVFIHREAAINMPSVQAANRSSIGFPLIDLLSDTLHELLVIGEAKSGKSTLVQWLAFQGASGNLEHYDYPIVVDLVAFAAAIRERPSISLMEYFCISLNCPSQQLREASVGIRSLCQSNENFLLLLDNWNEVPLDQRDLVRERIAFESEHVTTLITTQASGMPQAFAQQKKTTLCWLKELSSDVAFNVATSTLMNRYGATEETATETAVEIHSHYREFTQSPFWLHQTTSAFANCKTSDLAFHQTRLIEQLVRWSRQNLHNADSSNSQLSLNHLDAFASLANRMVFNPQCPRCTFFSEELERIAQDSGCHHWPLLQSRLVRVANSTIDSYAFAFTAIRDYFAAYHWLNMNNHETANITHATANNQKVEDQFDAAMQSKERFPFLIHAVRLERCSSLHWHEHAKRWLHRTDQSKTLLLRLAKLFLASQNSNRADDPLLMSLIHKVQRSLDRPCSPETKRQLRMALDRLRNPTANQTWRSSRPGVQVIRLTREDRSNSYQPKSIEPLTGQLIDRQLAADILAQCDRTKELNDSLARLREHQVHDFSHVLIDIACDAKTSEATKRLCLKRLMEAGNLSIITSRASDFASFDRTATIEQALNLIVRWDIGSAFTDLIVSTLQRSPRLQSTTPVLAAISAIQDASTNQHPILRSLLGQEICRVLQNPSQVEVESLNRHLLSLDQRQRRNVICDAVQSNVVAMWNDLTHPERISSAAHLSLASLLMQTFPFDVARVHFAQAVRRNLQLFNGEQKGVKESSPETVSKIVDILVEHMIDIDCETLIEIIHDHPSMKEKFCHVLFDRQWIWIGDRVLDDSGRLVATKKDRSETSPCLSTPDAVQEIAVALPRRQRSDFLSYWYMVSEGNEGYQSNDREKIYQDLCLLVDSSLPTELGEKLASCYDDGRPPAFATWRKNLSRVVQRCDSNPQWSAYLHEIGLGVHRRSPK from the coding sequence ATGCTGTCCGAGTGTTACTTACAGTTTGTTCTCCAGCAGCTCTTGAAGCTACATCACGAGTCAGGCCAGCACGAGCTTCATCAAGAGGCTGCTCCGCGATCCGACTTTCGCGAAGAGTCCCCAGATCAAGATCCAAACGGCTCCATCGCCGCTAGCCGACTGCTGAATCGGATTGCAGCGTTGGCTCGATCGCTAGGAATCCTTCCCACTGCGTATACAGAATCGCTGCCGACAATCATCACTGACTGGGAACGTTCCGGAATCTGGAACGCCGACCCAAGTCCGTCGCTTATTCGCGATTTTACTCGGTCAACTCTGCGGCGTAACTCTCACACGAAAAGCCTGACGCATGCAGGGGCGTCTCGGACCGACGCAATGCCCCACATGGCATACGGATCATGGTGCCTCGATGTGTCCGCGCAACTGGATTCGGTAGCCGGCCAACCTATGATCGCAGACGTCTTACTAAGACAGTGGCTGGATCAACTTCAAAGCCACCGTCGCTGGACACATCTTGCGTCCTCCGTTCCCGGTCATTGCGGCGAACCCATCGATAAAGTTTTCATCCATCGCGAAGCAGCGATCAACATGCCGTCGGTTCAAGCTGCAAACCGTAGTAGCATCGGCTTTCCATTGATCGACTTGCTTTCCGATACTCTTCACGAACTACTCGTGATTGGCGAAGCGAAGAGTGGGAAATCTACTCTCGTCCAATGGCTAGCCTTTCAAGGCGCAAGTGGAAACCTCGAGCACTATGACTATCCGATTGTGGTCGACCTTGTCGCCTTCGCCGCAGCCATCCGCGAACGACCATCCATATCCTTGATGGAATACTTCTGCATCTCGCTGAATTGTCCAAGCCAACAACTCCGCGAAGCAAGCGTTGGAATTCGATCGCTGTGCCAATCAAACGAGAACTTTCTCTTGCTGCTCGATAACTGGAACGAGGTTCCCCTTGATCAAAGAGATCTAGTTCGCGAACGAATTGCATTCGAATCCGAACACGTGACCACACTGATAACCACGCAGGCTAGCGGAATGCCGCAAGCGTTTGCCCAGCAGAAAAAAACGACTCTTTGCTGGCTCAAGGAATTGTCGTCCGACGTTGCATTCAACGTAGCTACCTCCACCCTCATGAATCGTTACGGGGCCACAGAAGAAACTGCAACGGAAACAGCGGTGGAAATCCACTCTCATTATCGCGAGTTTACTCAATCGCCCTTCTGGTTGCATCAGACAACTTCCGCGTTTGCAAATTGCAAGACCAGTGACTTAGCGTTTCACCAAACTCGGCTTATCGAACAACTCGTACGATGGTCTCGTCAAAATCTCCACAACGCGGACTCATCCAATAGCCAGCTAAGTCTCAATCACTTGGATGCGTTTGCAAGTCTCGCCAACCGAATGGTGTTTAACCCTCAGTGCCCAAGATGCACGTTCTTCTCCGAAGAACTCGAACGGATTGCTCAAGATTCGGGGTGTCACCATTGGCCCCTGTTACAGAGTCGACTTGTTCGTGTGGCGAACTCGACGATTGATTCTTATGCATTTGCGTTTACTGCGATCCGAGACTATTTCGCTGCCTATCATTGGCTGAACATGAACAATCATGAGACAGCCAACATCACTCATGCGACTGCCAATAACCAAAAGGTCGAAGATCAGTTCGATGCCGCAATGCAATCCAAAGAACGATTCCCGTTCCTGATCCATGCGGTACGTCTTGAACGATGCTCTTCCCTACATTGGCACGAACATGCCAAACGATGGTTGCATCGAACAGACCAATCCAAAACGCTCCTGCTGCGACTCGCCAAACTTTTTCTTGCGTCGCAAAATAGCAATCGAGCCGACGATCCGCTTTTGATGTCGCTGATACATAAAGTCCAGCGATCGCTCGATCGACCATGTTCACCGGAAACCAAACGCCAACTGCGGATGGCCCTCGATCGTCTACGCAACCCCACGGCCAACCAGACTTGGCGTTCATCTCGCCCGGGTGTCCAAGTGATTCGGCTAACCAGAGAAGATCGAAGCAACTCTTATCAGCCAAAGTCGATCGAACCGCTGACAGGCCAATTGATCGATCGCCAACTTGCCGCGGATATCTTGGCTCAGTGCGACCGCACCAAAGAGCTTAACGATTCGCTCGCAAGACTTCGGGAACACCAAGTGCATGATTTTTCGCATGTGTTGATCGATATTGCATGCGATGCCAAGACTTCGGAGGCGACGAAGCGACTCTGCCTTAAACGCTTGATGGAAGCGGGCAATCTATCGATTATCACTAGTCGAGCAAGTGACTTCGCCTCATTTGATCGAACCGCAACGATCGAGCAGGCATTGAACCTGATTGTTCGTTGGGACATCGGTTCTGCATTCACCGATCTTATCGTGAGCACTCTGCAACGATCGCCGCGACTTCAAAGCACCACTCCGGTCCTTGCAGCAATATCCGCAATCCAGGACGCCTCAACGAACCAACACCCGATACTGCGATCTCTGCTTGGCCAAGAGATTTGCCGAGTTCTTCAGAACCCTAGCCAAGTGGAAGTAGAGTCGCTAAATCGACATTTGCTTTCACTGGATCAACGGCAGCGTCGCAACGTGATCTGCGACGCAGTTCAATCAAACGTCGTTGCGATGTGGAATGACCTCACACATCCCGAACGGATTTCATCGGCCGCACACCTTAGTCTTGCCTCGCTTTTGATGCAGACTTTCCCCTTTGACGTTGCACGTGTTCATTTCGCTCAAGCAGTACGAAGAAACCTTCAACTCTTCAATGGCGAACAAAAAGGCGTTAAAGAAAGTTCACCGGAAACAGTGAGCAAGATCGTCGATATTTTGGTCGAACATATGATCGACATTGATTGCGAAACGTTGATCGAGATCATTCATGACCATCCTTCGATGAAAGAAAAGTTCTGTCACGTTCTCTTTGATCGCCAATGGATCTGGATTGGCGACCGCGTGCTCGACGACTCGGGAAGACTGGTCGCTACCAAGAAGGATCGATCGGAAACTTCGCCCTGCCTTTCGACGCCAGACGCCGTTCAGGAAATTGCGGTGGCGTTGCCGAGACGGCAACGCAGTGACTTCCTGAGTTATTGGTACATGGTGTCCGAAGGGAATGAAGGCTACCAATCCAACGACCGAGAAAAAATCTACCAGGACCTATGTCTACTGGTGGATTCTAGCCTTCCCACTGAACTTGGTGAGAAACTCGCGTCATGCTATGACGACGGTCGACCACCGGCCTTTGCGACTTGGCGAAAGAACCTTTCACGTGTCGTCCAGAGATGCGATTCTAATCCGCAGTGGTCCGCCTACCTTCATGAAATTGGGCTGGGCGTCCACCGCCGAAGTCCGAAATAG
- a CDS encoding N-acyl amino acid synthase FeeM domain-containing protein: protein MPLVAEESRGYQVLAKDWETGLKVVRDFGDQNSLYEHLVDVRGRGNSGPVQFPFDAYSYHYGLLDGELAVGTLTVTRLVDGILDCQSIYPSCILKSFHQEVFTTCKFRISGTGKSSFRTLRMMLRHAWRDQIVQGSRLVLINADQKLVPFYKRIGFEVIQDSEFVHPLLGTASICLLMRADPNSRSFFSDLFEKVEQPITAADIARCHDIHQSADDDCQSPPIANVGIHSHPFPSRHFQGA from the coding sequence GTGCCATTGGTAGCCGAAGAAAGTCGCGGTTACCAAGTTCTCGCCAAGGACTGGGAAACGGGACTGAAGGTCGTGCGTGACTTTGGAGACCAAAATTCGCTGTATGAGCATTTGGTCGACGTTCGTGGCCGCGGCAATTCGGGGCCCGTTCAATTTCCTTTTGACGCTTACAGCTATCACTACGGCTTGCTTGACGGCGAACTTGCCGTTGGCACGCTCACCGTCACTCGTTTGGTGGACGGCATTCTCGATTGCCAGTCCATCTACCCATCCTGCATCCTGAAATCGTTCCACCAGGAAGTGTTTACGACGTGTAAGTTCCGAATTTCAGGAACGGGAAAATCGTCGTTCCGCACTTTAAGAATGATGTTGCGACACGCGTGGCGAGACCAGATCGTCCAAGGCTCTCGCTTAGTTTTGATAAACGCCGACCAGAAGCTTGTTCCGTTCTACAAACGAATTGGATTCGAAGTCATTCAGGATTCCGAGTTCGTTCATCCTTTGCTAGGCACCGCAAGTATCTGCTTGCTGATGCGTGCAGACCCAAATTCAAGATCGTTCTTTTCAGATCTATTCGAGAAGGTCGAACAACCGATCACGGCGGCGGACATTGCACGTTGCCATGACATTCATCAATCCGCAGACGACGATTGCCAAAGTCCTCCGATTGCGAATGTCGGTATCCATTCTCATCCCTTTCCATCCCGTCACTTCCAAGGTGCTTAA
- a CDS encoding SHOCT domain-containing protein, which translates to MSTLSSSGQQIAQDLSQRHGFSVDAVTHMLIAVLNGNGSMAQFSHPEFGGSGQWMRGGMMMLGDMFNTNLKYRVSSLCEDCATAISQNQTGMFTGSFQSQSQSGGSDHQTQTAGGGFSQNSLFVPDPNQNWWPTELGQPSASGSQNHVKYAYFANARRLAVATGSDIWVYDTQQHNIGGFSQQQSGDGSITFTSQFGTVSLSTLPVVSRNGVANTAPVENIAPTPAPQPVAAPEPLPTSQPASSNGQATSNSSDIFDQINRLGELRDKSYITQEEFDQKRAELLSRI; encoded by the coding sequence ATGTCAACCCTTTCATCATCCGGCCAACAAATTGCTCAGGATCTTTCGCAACGTCATGGCTTTTCAGTCGATGCAGTGACCCACATGTTGATTGCAGTCCTCAACGGAAACGGCAGCATGGCTCAGTTCAGCCACCCCGAGTTCGGTGGATCGGGACAATGGATGCGAGGCGGCATGATGATGCTGGGTGATATGTTCAACACGAATTTGAAGTATCGCGTATCCTCGCTTTGTGAAGACTGCGCGACCGCGATCTCTCAGAACCAAACTGGAATGTTCACCGGGTCGTTCCAATCACAAAGCCAGAGTGGCGGTTCGGATCATCAAACACAGACCGCCGGTGGTGGCTTTTCGCAAAACAGCCTATTCGTTCCCGATCCAAACCAAAATTGGTGGCCCACTGAACTCGGACAGCCTTCGGCCAGTGGTTCGCAGAACCACGTGAAGTACGCCTACTTTGCGAACGCACGTCGACTTGCCGTGGCCACCGGTAGTGATATTTGGGTCTACGACACACAACAACACAACATCGGTGGATTCAGCCAGCAGCAATCCGGCGATGGTTCCATCACGTTCACCAGTCAATTTGGCACCGTTTCTCTTTCAACACTTCCCGTTGTCAGCCGCAATGGCGTTGCCAACACCGCGCCGGTAGAAAACATCGCACCTACACCTGCACCTCAACCGGTCGCAGCGCCGGAACCTTTGCCGACTTCCCAACCCGCATCGTCTAACGGTCAAGCAACTTCGAATTCGAGCGATATTTTTGACCAGATCAATCGGCTGGGCGAATTGCGAGACAAGAGCTACATCACTCAGGAAGAGTTTGACCAAAAGCGCGCGGAACTGCTTTCGCGGATCTAG